Part of the Apilactobacillus apisilvae genome is shown below.
ACAAAATTTTATTTCCGCAAGGAATATAAGTGATATTAGTGGTTAATTTACGATTTGGTAAACTAATGTTCCAATCACGATTAATTATATTATCAAATTGTTTGAACGGATTACCAGGTCGATGAGATCTTTTACGTTTAATACGACACCCCCAATTGTATTTAGCCATAATTCTTTGAACTTTACTAACACTGCATTTTAAGTGCTTATTAATTAGTGCATAAATTTTACGATAACCATATAAAAACTTTGTTTTTATACATAGTTGTTGAATCTCCTGTTCAATCTGACTTAAATTAAAATGAGCTGCATGTGTTTTATGATAGTAATAGGTACTTCTAGATATATTGAGATACTGACAAATCCTAACTAAAGGTATTTTGGATGTGAAAGTATCGATTAATTTAATAGTAGCTTGATTTACCACAGCCCTTCCATGATTAAATATTTTTTTATAACTTCAAGTTCTTCCTTCATTTGTTTAATTTCCATATCTTTTCTGACGTCACTAGGTATTTCTAAATTGCCTTTATTATATTTATATTGTTTGCCAGGCTTTTGATTCAAACGATAATAATCACCATTTCTTACATATTTCCGCCATGTATAAATTAAGCCGTCACTCTTTAAACCAAGTATTTTACAAATCTTTCTACCAGGAACACCTTCATTAAGAAGCCGAACGGCTTCTAGTTTAGTTTCATATGAATATTTATTATTAGTCATACAAAAAACACCTCCGAATTATATTATTTTACCAAATTAAAATAATACTTTTATCGAAAGTGCTTTTATTTATCTGTTCAATATTATAACTTCAGTTCCATATTTTATCTTTTTATAATTTTAAAATTATCAACT
Proteins encoded:
- a CDS encoding DDE-type integrase/transposase/recombinase is translated as MVNQATIKLIDTFTSKIPLVRICQYLNISRSTYYYHKTHAAHFNLSQIEQEIQQLCIKTKFLYGYRKIYALINKHLKCSVSKVQRIMAKYNWGCRIKRKRSHRPGNPFKQFDNIINRDWNISLPNRKLTTNITYIPCGNKILYLSTIMDSFNSEIIAHKISNHPNTQLALDTLNQLGYLSGAIIHSDQGSTYT
- a CDS encoding transposase, with amino-acid sequence MTNNKYSYETKLEAVRLLNEGVPGRKICKILGLKSDGLIYTWRKYVRNGDYYRLNQKPGKQYKYNKGNLEIPSDVRKDMEIKQMKEELEVIKKYLIMEGLW